One region of Eulemur rufifrons isolate Redbay chromosome 1, OSU_ERuf_1, whole genome shotgun sequence genomic DNA includes:
- the PID1 gene encoding PTB-containing, cubilin and LRP1-interacting protein isoform X3, which produces MWQPATERLQVTYLGKVSTTGMQFLSGCTEKPVIELWKKHTLAREDVFPANALLEIRPFQVWLHHLDHKGEATVHMETFQVARIAYCTADHNVSPNIFAWVYREINDDLSYQMDCHAVECESKLEAKKLAHAMMEAFRKTFHSMKSDGRIHRNSLSEEVSQELESDDG; this is translated from the coding sequence GTCACCTATCTGGGGAAGGTCTCCACCACAGGCATGCAGTTTTTGTCAGGCTGCACAGAGAAGCCAGTCATTGAGCTCTGGAAGAAGCACACGTTAGCCCGAGAAGACGTCTTTCCAGCCAACGCCCTCCTGGAGATCCGGCCCTTCCAGGTGTGGCTCCATCACCTGGACCACAAAGGGGAGGCCACCGTGCACATGGAGACCTTCCAGGTGGCCCGCATCGCCTACTGCACCGCCGACCACAACGTGAGCCCCAACATCTTTGCCTGGGTGTACAGGGAGATCAACGACGACCTGTCCTACCAGATGGACTGCCACGCCGTGGAGTGCGAGAGCAAGCTGGAGGCCAAGAAACTGGCCCACGCCATGATGGAGGCCTTCAGGAAGACTTTCCACAGTATGAAGAGCGACGGGCGGATCCACAGGAACAGCTTGTCCGAGGAGGTTTCCCAGGAATTGGAATCCGATGACGGCTGA